The nucleotide sequence TCACCGCGGTCCAGGCCAAGACCTCCTCGGCCACCGGCCTCTTCCAGTTCATCGAGCGTACCTGGCTCGGCGTCATGCGCGATTTCGGACCCAAATACGGGTACGAAAAGGACGCCGCCCTGATCGTGCCGGACGCCAACGACAGGCCGTCGGTCCAGGATCAGTCCGAGCGCAGCCGCATCCTCGATCTGCGCCGCGATCCCTATCTCTCGGCCGTGATGGCCGGCGAGATGCTCAAGCGCGACGCCGCCCGCATCGCCCTGAAGATCGGCCGCGAACTCTCCCTCGGCGAAGTTTACCTCGCTCACTTCCTCGGCCCCGACGACGCGGAGAACTTCCTGTCCCAGGTCGTCGATAAGCCGACCGCCGCCGCCGCGACCCTGTTGCCGGGCCCGGCCCGCGCCAACCGCTCGATCTTCTTTGCCGGCACCACCGGACGCGGCCGCCACCGCAAGCCCGCGAGCCTCTCGGTTGCCCAGGTTCACCAGAAGTTCGAGGCCATGATGAGCACCCGCGGCGATCGCTATCGCGACGTGCGCAGCGTGGCCGGCCTCGTCACCCTCGCCGATGCCGAGACGACTCAGTAGAGACGGAGCCGCGGCCGCCCGCCGCGCGGCGGGCCTGCGTCGGTGAAAATCTCCCTTCGACGCAACTGAGCGGCACCTGCCCGCTTTGTTGTGCTGTGCGGCGCCTCGGGCTCTCGCGTTCCGTGAGAGCTCCTTTGCCGCCCGGACGCGCGAGAGAGGATCGTTTCGCCTTGAACGACTCGTTTCGAGACCGATCGCATCGAGGCTTCTCGGATGATCCTCTTCTGCCGGGGATGAAACTCGATCAGATCGGCCAAGCCCTCGCCTCCTGCTACGACAACCTCGTGGCCGAGGGCCTCCCCGATCATCTCGCCGCACTGGTCCGGCGCGTCGATCTTGCCGAGCGGTCCCGGTCTGCCAAGGCCGAGCGTCCGGACGCTCCCATCGCTGTCGTGGTCGAGGACGAGCGCGATACCCGCGAACTGGCCGAGAGCGTGCTCGAAGAGACCGAGATGCGGGTGATCGGCTGCGACAGCGCCGAGCAGGCCTTGGGGATCCTGCGCGAGCGGGGGGGCGAGGTCGCCCTGGTCTTCGCCGATATCCGCCTCGCCGGCGCCATGGACGGGCTTCAACTCGCCCGCGCCATCGCGACCCTCTGGCCGCGCACCCGGCTGGTCGTGACGTCCGGTGTCGAGCCGGAGCCCGGCGTCTCGCTGCCGGAGGGGGCCGTCTTCATTCCCAAGCCGTGGCGCGCGCTCGACGTGCTGGTCGAGGCCGAGCGGGCCGCGCGCGACCCCTGGCCTCCGGTGAGCTGATCGTCCCAGGTCACGCGTGCCGGATGGATCATGCGTAGGGCCGCCGGGTCGAACCGGACGGAAGTGCCCCGTGCCGGATCAATCTCAGGCCGCGACCGCCTCATGCCGGCGGCGCCGGGGTAGGAAGAACAGGGCTGCACCGACCAGGCCCAGGGCGCCCGCACCCAGACCGACATAGACGAGTTCCCGGTCGGTCTGCTCCTGATACGCCGTGTCTTCCAAGACGACGACGTTCTCACTCTCCTTCGGCGATCCGGCTTCACCCGGCATGTACTTGATCGGAAGCGTATCAGCCGCCAAGCGATTGTCGACGATGAGCTTGTCGGCAAGGGCGTGAGAGATCGAAACCTCCTCGACCTTTCGCTTCAGACCGGCGGCGTCGGTCCAACTGAGGTCGAGCTTATAGCTCGTTCCGCCGCGACGGCGCTTGACCCGTGTCGCACTCTCGATCGTTGCCTCGGTCTGAACCCCCATCGCCATCACGTCCCGTCGGCGGTTGCCGTCCTGCCAGCAGGCGAGGGCCACGATCGGCCCGCCGACAGCGCAGAGAATCGTGAGCCATTTCAGTTTACCGAGGATCCAACCGACCATGCCTTCGACCTGTTCTCAGTTTCGAGATCATCAGGCTAGGACAAAAGGCCGATTTGATCAAACTCGATAAGGAACGATTTGTTCCGCCGCAATTTTATCGAGATCCGTCAGGTTTCTAAGCTGTGCCGTTGCCGGCGATAGTCCGGCTGATCTCGGTAGGTCGGACCGGCTCGGCGGCTGATCTCGGTTGCCGCGTTCGAAGCCCGATTCGCCTCGCTCGGCATGCAGCGAGTCAGGACGATGCTCGAAGGATTATGGAGCCGACACCCGCGAGGCCGCCTTTCCCATGAAAGGATCCGCATCGACGCGGTCTGGCTCCCAAGCACGGTCGCCTCGGGAGTAACCGCGGCCGAACGGCCAAGCTCATGTGAGCCTCCGCACGGCCGAGTCGTGGAAAATCCGTAAACAGCAGGGAACCGGACAAGCACAGTCACGCTTGTAACTGCAAAGATTACTGCACAGGTAGGCCCCAGCGATGAAGACCTTGGCATCTGTTCTCGCCGGCGTTGTCGGCGTCTGTGTACTCGCGACGAACGTCGCCAGCGCTGCCCCGTACGATCCGTTCGGATCCGACGGTGACGACTATTATCAGGAGCAGTCGTCGCCCGGCGGCTGGCCGGTTTATGATCCCTACGCCACGCGTCGCGGTTCCAGCGCCCAGGGCTACGGTCAGAGCTATGGCGAGGACGAGGCCGCTCAGGCGCAGGTCGCCCGCATCCCCCGCGAGATCGTGGCCTACAGCACCCGCTATGCTCCGGGCACGATCGTGGTCTCGACGGCCGAGCGGCGGCTCTACTACGTGCTTCCGGGTGGGCAGGCGGTCCGCTACGGCGTCGGTGTTGGCCGCCCTGGCTTCACGTGGAGCGGGGTGAACAAGATCACGGCCAAGCGTGAATGGCCGAGCTGGACCCCGCCGGCTGCCATGCTGGCGCGCCGCCCCGACCTGCCGCGCTACATGGCCGGCGGCATCGAGAACCCACTCGGCGCCCGTGCGATGTATATCGGCCGCTCCGAGTACCGCATCCACGGCTCGAACGAGCCGGATACGATCGGTCAAGCGGTGTCCTCGGGTTGCATCCGCATGACCAACGAGGACGTGACCGATCTCTATTCCCGCGTGAAGGTCGGCGCGACGGTTGTGGTCAACTAACGTCTTCATCGACCGAGACAGGTGAGAAGGGCTGCGGCGGAGACATCCGCCGCAGCCCTTCTTGCGTCTCGGCACCCTGCCGCCGATCCGTCTCGAACATCGTCCCGAAAGGTGGTCGCCGGCTTTCGGAACAAGACGATGTGAAAACGAGATGATAGAGCATCGTGCCGGATCCGATATTCCAGCACGATGCTCGGGCGGAGGGCCGCCGTTGGTGCCTACGGTGCGACCCGGCCGACCGCCGTCTGCGGGCCGTTCAGGAACGAGACCGGCATGTCGCAGAAGCAGCGCGCACCGAGCGGGCGCGGTCCCGGAAGGGGGCAGGAGAAGGGCTGAAGGCCGCTGATGCCGGATTGGACGGCATCGCAATTCAGGCCCATGGCCCGGCGCGGCGGCGGGCCGCCCCAGTCCCGATGCGCGCGGGCACGCGGGGGCGGCGCATCGTAGCCGTCGTCGTAGTACTGCGCGTGTGCGGGCGCGAGGCTTCCGGCCGCGAGGGCGATCAAGGCCGCAAGGCCGAGTGTGCGAACGGAACGCATCGTGTCCATAACCTCCTGTGGGCCGCCCACGCGGAGCCGGCAAGAGGTGGAGCCTTGCTTTGCCCGGGCGGCGGAAAAGAGGCGAAACCGGTGGGGCCGCGGGGAAAATCGGGTTCGAGACAGGAGCGGCCCACTCCATCGGGAGCGGGCCGTCGATCGTAAGGCAGGGCCGGATTGAATCCCGGCAGATGTGTTACGACGTGGCCTTCTGCGCGTCGTTGGCGTTCTCGCGGACGGTCTCGACGCCCTGCTCGTAGGCCTGACGGGCCTCGGCAGCGCCCTGCTGCATGGCGCTCTTGGCATTCTCGGCGCTCTGCTGAAACGCGCTTTGAGCGAGGCCGCCGAACTCCTTGGCCTGCGCCTGGATCGCGGCGAACTGCGCGCGGACGAACTCGGCCTGATGCTGCATCGCCTCTTGGACGTCCCGAGCCCGAACGAGCTTCTGGGCGAGGTCGAACGCAGCGTTGACGTTCTGCTCGGCGTATTCGAAGCCGCGGGTCGAGATGTTGGTGGCGTTGCTGCGGGCGAGGTCGGTCGAGCCCTGGACCGTGTCGGCGGTCCGGCGCGCCGCGCCGATGAACGAGTCGAACGCCTTGCGGGCCTGCTCGACGCTCTTCTCAGCGAAGTCGCGCATCTCGTTGGGGATCTCGTAATTCGGTGTGTTGCTCATGCCTGTCTCCTCTGTGTGGCATTGCACGCTCGTTGTGCGGCGCACAATGTGCAATGCACAATAGCGCGGGGGTGACACTTTTTCCACCCCTGTGGGGGTGATTAAGGTTACCAGTTGATAAACGTGTGTCGGCAGGTTTCAGTGTCCACGTCCGGCGGCAGTTAAGTTACACGGGAGTTGTGTGTTCATGCCCCGATCGACCGTCGGCAGGGCTGTGAAGGGGCTTATGACCAGGGTTCGAATGTCGGACCACGCGGCGCAGGATCTGTCTCCCGAGGGCGATTCGGGTGTGCGCGCCGCTCTGGCGCGTTGGCGCGGTGACGCGTCGATGGCGCATCTTGTCCGCGAGGGCGGCCCGCTGCTGATTCTCGATGCGGCGGCGGAGCGGATTCTCCACGCCGACGGTGCGGCGCTCCCGTTGCGGGTCGGCATCGCCGATGCGAGCGGGGCCATTCTTCCGGCCCTGCGCTTGGCGGCGCAGATCGACCGCGCCGGCACCCTCGATACACGGCCCCGGATGGTCCGCCTGCGATTCGATCCGCGGGGCGTGGCGGTTCCCGTTGTCGTTCTCGCTGCAAGGGCTGAGATCGAGCCGGGACATTCGGTTCTGCTCCTGGCTCCGATCGGGGCCCTTCCGACACTGCGGCCGTTCGAGGCTGCGCTGGCGAAGGTCGATCCGCAGTCCCAGATCCCGAGTGCCTCCGCGACGTCGCTTGAAGTCCCGATCCTCAAGCCGGGGGCAGAGCCGATTGCGCCAGTGGCCGAGGCGGCGGATCGTCCGGCCCGACTCGTCTGGCGTAGCGATGCCGAGGGCGTTTTGAACCATGTCTCGAGCGCCCATTCCGACTTGTCCGAAGTCCTGATCGGCCGATCCTGGACGACACTCGCCGCCGAGGGCGTGATCGCCGGCGAACGCGACGGCGCGGCACTGATCGACGCTCTCTCGACACGCCGGACGTTCCGCGCCCTGCCGCTCGTCCTGCGTGGGCGCGCCTTCGAGCATGTCTTGGAGATCTCGGGCGCGCCCGCAGGTCGAGCGACAGGCGATTTCTCCGGTTTTTCCGGCTTCGCGATTCCCGGCGAGCGGCGTCCGCGCCCGGTCAAGGGTGGGGAGGTCGCGGGTGGGGAGCCGCTGCTCGACGATCACCAGGAGCCGGACGTCGTTGGCGAGCCGGAGGCGGATGCCAGCCTATCCGTCAACGAGCATGCTGCCTTCCGCGAGGTCGCGCGCATCCTCGGTCTGCGGTTCGCCCCCGACGAACTGGCCTCGGATGAAACGCCGGCCTCCGCGCGCGCCGAGGGCGCGGCGGTAAGCTCGGTGATGCCGTTCCCGACGCCGCCAGCGCGTCTGGCGGAGAACGAGGTTCGGGCCCGCGCGGCACTCGCGGAACTGCTCGAAAGCCTGCCCCTGGGGGTTTTGATCTATCGCGGCAGCGAGATGCTGTTCGCCAGCCGCGCGTTTCTCGATCTTGCCGGCTATCCGGACTTACCGGCCCTGCGTCAGGTCGGGCTCGCGCACCTGTTCCGCGGCCTGCCGCCGAGGGAGCGCGAGATCGTCGGGCCGGTGCCCTTCGCCCGACCCGAGGGGGGTACGGTCGCGCTCCTCATCGATCGGGCCAGCCTCATCTGGGAGGGCGCGCCGGCCGAGATCTGCCTTGCCCGCGCGATGCCGGACGCGTTTGCGGCCCCGTCGCCCGCTGTTCCGCCCAACGCCGCCCGTTTGCGTGCGGAGAAGGTGTTGGACAGCCTTGAAGAGGGCGTCGTCACCCTCGATGCCGAGGGGCGGGTCGTCGGCCTGAATCCGAGTGCGGCCGAACTCGTCCACGCCCATCCGAAGGAGGTCGTGGGCGGGCGCTTCGCCGACCTGTTCGCGCCCGAGAGCCTGCCGGCCCTCGAGACGGCGGTCACGGTGTCCCGCCGCGCGGGCGCGAGCGAGATCTACGGGGTCACGCCGCGGACGGGGGCGGCGGCCCTGCGGCTGCGCATCGCCCGGTTGCTGGGCGAGGACGCGCCGGGCTACTGCGCCAGCCTGCGCGAGATTCGAGACGAGGAGCCGACGCCTCCGGTCGCGACCGAGCCCGCGCACCGGGACGAGCCGGAGGTGGAAGCGGCCTGGAAGGCCAATGCGCTCGCGCGGGTCAGCCGCGAGATCCGCCCCTCGCTCAACGCGATCCTCAGCCTCACCGACATGATGCTCTCAGACCGCTTCGATCGTGCGGATGCCGAGCGTCTGGAGGCTTACCTGCGCGAGGTGCGTCTCTCCGGTGGTCGTATCGCCGGCTTGATCGACGACCTGCGCGACCTCGCCGAGATCCAGGCCGGCCGCGGCAAACTCACCTTCACCGATCTCGCTCTCAACGATCTCGTGTCCTCCTGCATCGCCGCGCAGCAGGCGAGGGCGGCGCGGGACCGTATCGTCCTGCGGACCAGCCTCGCTCCCGATCTGCCGGCCATGAGGGCGGACGAACGCTCGATCCGGCAGGCGGCGTTGACCGTGCTTGAGAACGCCATCCGCGTCTCCGAGGCCGGCGGTCAGGTGATCATCTCGACCACGCTCGCCGAGCGGGGAGAAATCGCCTTGCGCGTGCGCGACACCGGCACCGGTATGACCGAGGAAGAACTGACGAATGCCCTCGAACCGTTCCGGGCCGATGTCGGTTCCGATGGTGAGGGTGAGGAGAAGGGGTTCGGATTGACGCTGACCAAGGCGTTGGTGGAGGTCAATCGCGGTCGCTTCCGCATCACCAGCCGCAAGGACGAGGGCACCCTCGTCGAGATGCTGTTTCCCGCCGCCTGACGATCAAGCGCGCGGTCGATCGTCCCTCTCCCGTTCGGCTGGACTCGACGAATTCTTGTTGAGCGACAAGCCTTTCCCGGTCTTGCCGAGGTAGCCGGGCTGCCTCTGCATCATCTACAATGAAATATTGCACAACTCGATTGCGCAAAATCGCCGAACTCGACTTTTTGGTGCTTGCCGGCTGTATTCAACTGCGCTTAAGAGTTTTGAGGAAGCCCCGGCTGCGCGGACCTTCGCGATACGATCGGGCACCGGCAGGGAAGAAATTACAATGAGCGAGAAGGTCATCGACGTTCAGGATGCCTGGCGGGAGCGGGCTCTGATCGACGACGCCAAGTATCAGGAAATGTACGCGGCCTCCGTCGCTGATCCTGAGTCGTTCTGGGCCGAGCACGGCAAGCGAATCGATTGGTCGACACCGTTCAGCAAGGTCAAGAACACGAGCTTTGCGCCGGACAACGTTTCGATCAAGTGGTTCGAGGACGGAAAGACCAACGTCGCGCTCAACTGCATCGACCGTCATCTGGAGACCCGTGGCGACCAGACCGCGATCATCTGGGAGGGCGACGATCCCAACGAGTCGAAGCACATCACCTATCGGCAGTTGCACGCGGAAGTGTGCCGGATGGCCAACGTCCTGCGCAACCGCGGCGTCGGCAAGGGTGACCGCGTCACGCTCTATTTGCCGATGATCCCCGAGGCCGCCTACGCGATGCTGGCCTGCGCGCGTCTCGGCGCCATCCACGCCATCGTCTTCGGCGGCTTCTCGCCGGATTCGCTCGCGAGCCGGATCAAGGGCTGCGGCTCGAAGCTCGTCATCACCGCCGATGAGGGCCTGCGCGGCGGGCGCAAGGTGCCGCTCAAGGCCAATGTCGACGAGGCGATCAAGCGCCTCGATCA is from Methylorubrum sp. B1-46 and encodes:
- a CDS encoding transglycosylase SLT domain-containing protein — its product is MQGRTIGSPRTTSMPRKSGRSIPSSDVITLNARTGRDHGSRTALVRSILSMTLLAGGLSAVLLNAGTDLGRAEASTKVSDLSMPKPRLQMVVPESPVPSVLAASASFHPVGDLDTELGANTVDRVSYDFLLSQTSTGDPNDILEFGPMKIRRHLVQTIVKAAQAVQTDPVLLMAVADKESSFITAVQAKTSSATGLFQFIERTWLGVMRDFGPKYGYEKDAALIVPDANDRPSVQDQSERSRILDLRRDPYLSAVMAGEMLKRDAARIALKIGRELSLGEVYLAHFLGPDDAENFLSQVVDKPTAAAATLLPGPARANRSIFFAGTTGRGRHRKPASLSVAQVHQKFEAMMSTRGDRYRDVRSVAGLVTLADAETTQ
- a CDS encoding response regulator; protein product: MKLDQIGQALASCYDNLVAEGLPDHLAALVRRVDLAERSRSAKAERPDAPIAVVVEDERDTRELAESVLEETEMRVIGCDSAEQALGILRERGGEVALVFADIRLAGAMDGLQLARAIATLWPRTRLVVTSGVEPEPGVSLPEGAVFIPKPWRALDVLVEAERAARDPWPPVS
- a CDS encoding L,D-transpeptidase: MKTLASVLAGVVGVCVLATNVASAAPYDPFGSDGDDYYQEQSSPGGWPVYDPYATRRGSSAQGYGQSYGEDEAAQAQVARIPREIVAYSTRYAPGTIVVSTAERRLYYVLPGGQAVRYGVGVGRPGFTWSGVNKITAKREWPSWTPPAAMLARRPDLPRYMAGGIENPLGARAMYIGRSEYRIHGSNEPDTIGQAVSSGCIRMTNEDVTDLYSRVKVGATVVVN
- a CDS encoding phasin translates to MSNTPNYEIPNEMRDFAEKSVEQARKAFDSFIGAARRTADTVQGSTDLARSNATNISTRGFEYAEQNVNAAFDLAQKLVRARDVQEAMQHQAEFVRAQFAAIQAQAKEFGGLAQSAFQQSAENAKSAMQQGAAEARQAYEQGVETVRENANDAQKATS
- a CDS encoding PAS domain-containing sensor histidine kinase translates to MSDHAAQDLSPEGDSGVRAALARWRGDASMAHLVREGGPLLILDAAAERILHADGAALPLRVGIADASGAILPALRLAAQIDRAGTLDTRPRMVRLRFDPRGVAVPVVVLAARAEIEPGHSVLLLAPIGALPTLRPFEAALAKVDPQSQIPSASATSLEVPILKPGAEPIAPVAEAADRPARLVWRSDAEGVLNHVSSAHSDLSEVLIGRSWTTLAAEGVIAGERDGAALIDALSTRRTFRALPLVLRGRAFEHVLEISGAPAGRATGDFSGFSGFAIPGERRPRPVKGGEVAGGEPLLDDHQEPDVVGEPEADASLSVNEHAAFREVARILGLRFAPDELASDETPASARAEGAAVSSVMPFPTPPARLAENEVRARAALAELLESLPLGVLIYRGSEMLFASRAFLDLAGYPDLPALRQVGLAHLFRGLPPREREIVGPVPFARPEGGTVALLIDRASLIWEGAPAEICLARAMPDAFAAPSPAVPPNAARLRAEKVLDSLEEGVVTLDAEGRVVGLNPSAAELVHAHPKEVVGGRFADLFAPESLPALETAVTVSRRAGASEIYGVTPRTGAAALRLRIARLLGEDAPGYCASLREIRDEEPTPPVATEPAHRDEPEVEAAWKANALARVSREIRPSLNAILSLTDMMLSDRFDRADAERLEAYLREVRLSGGRIAGLIDDLRDLAEIQAGRGKLTFTDLALNDLVSSCIAAQQARAARDRIVLRTSLAPDLPAMRADERSIRQAALTVLENAIRVSEAGGQVIISTTLAERGEIALRVRDTGTGMTEEELTNALEPFRADVGSDGEGEEKGFGLTLTKALVEVNRGRFRITSRKDEGTLVEMLFPAA